In Gammaproteobacteria bacterium, one DNA window encodes the following:
- a CDS encoding DUF2064 domain-containing protein, whose translation ALAGGVPVVLGPAEDGGYVLIGMRRTTLSDTATRAIFEHIAWGTQNVLRQTRARLRAHGIPWRELTTLWDVDRPPDLARLRATGFSISGLA comes from the coding sequence GCGCTGGCCGGTGGCGTGCCGGTCGTGCTGGGACCGGCCGAAGACGGCGGCTATGTATTGATCGGCATGCGCCGTACGACGTTAAGCGACACGGCGACGCGCGCAATTTTCGAACACATCGCCTGGGGGACGCAAAACGTGCTTAGACAGACCCGCGCGCGTCTGCGCGCGCACGGGATACCCTGGCGCGAACTGACAACGCTGTGGGACGTGGACCGACCGCCTGACCTGGCAAGACTGCGCGCGACGGGCTTCTCGATTTCCGGCTTGGCCTAA